One window of Candidatus Latescibacterota bacterium genomic DNA carries:
- a CDS encoding acyltransferase — protein sequence MKRDNNIDMVKGVAIFCVVIAHSLNNVTGNVLPVRYTIFRALAVFMILVGYNGAQSYLRRGWTDLRQMYDLNYLSKKFWRILRPFLLIFIIETIFVLLITPVRIDSWFSIIIIKSFLGGGWGPGSFYIPVIIQCLLILPLLYLLLRKGIARALIMIFIVDVGIEIMLHLYGIEPSLYRLLCFRYLIAISLGVFIVFRPEGNKIFLTLGAMTGFVYILALNTGHAGILEDLNWRIHKAPIYVWDLMLVVIMLKYFSRDDMSWFSRMFRYFGKASYHIFLVQMAYFFIVGITVKHFTGLQVSQDQRFLLINVVLCCVVGALFYRFESGFTLRRSDRS from the coding sequence ATGAAGAGAGATAACAATATCGATATGGTCAAGGGAGTGGCGATTTTCTGTGTCGTCATAGCGCATTCTCTGAATAATGTTACAGGGAACGTTCTTCCGGTACGATACACGATTTTCAGGGCTCTCGCAGTGTTCATGATCCTGGTAGGCTATAACGGAGCGCAGTCCTATCTCAGGAGAGGGTGGACGGATCTGCGTCAGATGTACGATCTCAATTATCTATCGAAAAAGTTCTGGCGGATATTGAGGCCCTTCCTGCTGATATTTATCATAGAAACAATATTTGTCCTTCTCATTACGCCAGTCAGAATCGATTCATGGTTTTCCATAATAATAATAAAATCATTTCTTGGAGGTGGTTGGGGGCCTGGTTCTTTCTATATCCCTGTCATCATTCAGTGCCTGCTGATTCTCCCTCTTCTTTATCTTCTATTGAGGAAGGGAATAGCAAGGGCCCTGATAATGATCTTCATCGTTGATGTAGGGATAGAGATCATGCTTCATCTGTACGGGATTGAACCTTCTCTATACAGACTGCTTTGTTTTCGGTACTTAATTGCAATTTCCCTGGGTGTTTTTATCGTTTTCAGACCTGAAGGAAACAAGATATTCCTGACACTGGGTGCTATGACAGGCTTTGTCTATATCCTGGCCCTCAACACGGGACATGCAGGGATCCTTGAAGATCTTAACTGGAGGATACACAAGGCTCCTATTTATGTATGGGATCTGATGCTTGTAGTGATAATGCTGAAATATTTCTCAAGGGATGATATGAGTTGGTTCAGTCGGATGTTCAGGTATTTCGGGAAGGCTTCCTATCACATCTTTCTTGTTCAGATGGCGTACTTCTTTATAGTCGGAATTACAGTCAAACATTTTACAGGATTGCAGGTAAGCCAGGATCAAAGATTCCTTCTCATTAACGTAGTTCTTTGTTGTGTTGTGGGAGCTCTTTTCTATCGCTTCGAAAGCGGGTTTACTCTGCGAAGATCAGATCGAAGTTAG
- a CDS encoding methyltransferase domain-containing protein, with the protein MVKFHIRRKIIGYSDIDRLVVRRPNPSLQINSRQGEFDRRHFAYNENISKFHLENEMLCSLLDIKPGERVLNVGGGIGFTLYELANLGVECFDVDICPGDSQFVQGMADFYGLDIKAMRGDSCALPFGNNIFDSVYSKDTFEHIWDFETGMREQIRVLKPGGRHLVLVGNLFNPRTFYSMFVKRFIDSRGKSGGLKWLLTKHRARIDFGIGWHGKDEDWKTLGWWKKKMKGFPELEPLTITTTRAYNYPDKLANRIFKPFVGGLIILSRKRT; encoded by the coding sequence ATGGTAAAATTCCATATCAGGAGGAAGATCATCGGCTATTCAGATATCGACAGGCTGGTAGTAAGGCGCCCAAATCCTTCGCTGCAGATAAACAGCCGCCAGGGAGAGTTTGACAGGCGTCACTTCGCTTATAACGAGAATATATCGAAATTCCATCTTGAGAATGAGATGCTCTGCTCTCTCCTGGATATCAAGCCTGGAGAAAGGGTGCTGAATGTCGGTGGCGGAATAGGGTTCACCCTGTACGAGCTGGCCAACCTCGGCGTGGAATGCTTCGATGTGGATATCTGCCCCGGCGACTCGCAATTCGTTCAGGGGATGGCTGATTTCTACGGCCTCGATATCAAGGCGATGAGAGGCGATAGTTGTGCCCTGCCATTCGGAAATAATATCTTCGACTCGGTCTATTCCAAAGACACTTTCGAGCATATCTGGGATTTCGAGACCGGGATGCGCGAACAGATAAGAGTCCTGAAACCAGGTGGTAGACACCTTGTGCTTGTCGGCAACCTGTTCAATCCCCGGACATTCTACAGCATGTTCGTGAAACGCTTCATCGATAGCCGCGGGAAGTCCGGCGGGCTCAAATGGCTGCTGACCAAACACCGGGCCAGGATAGATTTCGGGATAGGATGGCACGGCAAGGACGAGGACTGGAAGACCCTCGGCTGGTGGAAAAAAAAGATGAAAGGCTTCCCCGAACTCGAACCTCTCACAATAACGACGACACGCGCGTACAATTATCCTGACAAACTGGCCAACCGTATATTCAAACCCTTCGTCGGTGGGCTGATCATACTATCGAGAAAAAGAACCTGA
- the lat gene encoding L-lysine 6-transaminase, whose amino-acid sequence MSCKNIAPADVHKSLDANMLVDGYPFVLDLKESHGSWLVDAATGKKYLDFFTFFASSALGYNHPALTSDEFLAKLGKAAVNKVSNSDIYTTEMAEFVHRFVEIAIPDYLPNLFFISGGALAVENAMKAAFDWKIRKNLEKGITGEKGQQVIHFREAFHGRTGYTMSVTNTDPTKTDYFPKFDWPRIDNPKVTFPIADHLAEIEAAEKKAIDQIEKAIADNPNDIAAILIEPVQGEGGDNHFRKEFFQALRKISDDNEIILIYDEVQTGLGMTGKWWAHQNYGVNPDIMCFGKKTQVCGIAASERLNEIDSVFKVSSRINSTWGGNLIDMVRVTRILEVIRDENLVENAAKMGAYFQEKLQELGTKYPGSVSNVRGLGLFCAFDFSDGPSRDTFVNGCMDNGFIALKCGTKTVRFRPALNVTDEEIDKGIEIIDGILKG is encoded by the coding sequence ATGAGTTGCAAGAATATTGCGCCGGCGGATGTTCATAAATCTCTTGATGCCAATATGCTGGTAGACGGTTATCCGTTCGTGCTTGATCTAAAAGAAAGCCATGGCAGCTGGCTGGTAGATGCGGCGACGGGTAAAAAATATCTCGATTTCTTCACTTTTTTTGCCTCAAGCGCGCTGGGATACAATCACCCCGCTCTGACCAGTGATGAGTTTCTCGCGAAGTTAGGTAAAGCTGCTGTAAACAAGGTCAGTAACTCAGACATCTATACGACTGAAATGGCCGAGTTCGTGCACAGGTTCGTGGAGATAGCCATTCCCGATTATCTTCCCAACCTCTTTTTCATAAGTGGTGGAGCTCTTGCGGTAGAGAACGCCATGAAGGCGGCCTTCGACTGGAAGATCCGCAAGAATCTTGAGAAGGGGATCACGGGAGAGAAGGGTCAGCAGGTCATCCATTTCCGCGAAGCTTTCCACGGCAGGACCGGATATACGATGTCAGTGACGAACACCGATCCGACCAAGACAGATTATTTTCCCAAATTCGACTGGCCCCGCATAGATAACCCTAAGGTCACCTTCCCGATCGCTGACCACCTGGCTGAGATCGAAGCGGCTGAAAAGAAGGCGATTGATCAGATCGAAAAGGCTATAGCCGACAATCCGAACGATATCGCTGCGATCCTCATCGAGCCTGTCCAGGGTGAGGGTGGGGACAACCACTTCAGGAAGGAATTCTTCCAGGCACTCAGGAAGATCTCTGACGACAACGAAATAATCCTGATCTACGATGAGGTCCAGACAGGACTCGGAATGACCGGAAAATGGTGGGCGCATCAGAACTACGGTGTGAATCCCGACATCATGTGCTTCGGCAAGAAGACGCAGGTCTGCGGTATCGCTGCGAGCGAGAGACTGAACGAAATAGACAGCGTATTCAAGGTCTCGAGCAGGATCAACTCGACATGGGGCGGAAACCTGATCGATATGGTCAGAGTGACTAGGATCCTCGAGGTCATCAGGGATGAGAACCTCGTAGAGAACGCCGCGAAGATGGGCGCTTATTTCCAGGAGAAATTGCAGGAACTGGGAACGAAGTATCCCGGTAGCGTTTCCAACGTAAGAGGACTCGGACTCTTCTGTGCCTTCGACTTCTCTGACGGCCCGAGCAGGGACACCTTTGTAAACGGATGCATGGATAACGGCTTCATAGCGTTGAAGTGTGGCACGAAGACCGTAAGGTTCCGTCCGGCACTGAACGTGACAGATGAAGAGATCGACAAGGGTATCGAGATTATCGATGGTATCCTGAAAGGTTGA